The window gcatagggaGGTTTAAATGATGGAATCACAGGCCTAGAACTGGAGGGGACCttggaggccatctagtccaacttcttcatCTTACAGACagagaaactaaggctcaggacAGTTAATTTGCCATCtcaaaattcaatatatccatatatattcagtatattCAATAcagctcattatctttcccccaaaactttcccttcttcctatttTGTTTATCATTGTCGAGAATACCACTGTTGAAGTATAAGATTGAGCAGAGTTAAGGATTCATGAGACAATGACCTCAGAATTATGAGGGACATAAAGTTTATTGATACCAGTGTAAAGGTGAAGCAACTGGTACAGTCCTTTAGAAAACAATCAGAGTGAGATATAGTAAGGCTTAGACAGGGGAAATATGGTATGGTTTATGATATATGAGAGAAAAGACTCTGCTCAAGCAAATTTGATTAGCCCAATACTGGGTACCATTCTATTATTATAACATCTTGTGTGCCTCAGTCTCCCTTCCAGGAGCTAGATGATTCTGGACCCTGCTTGGAACGTGATATCTTTGACAGGAAGATTTCTGACCAGATAGCAGAGTCGGTTCAAGGAGAGGTACAGAGAGACACAAAAGAACAAGTTTTCCCAGAGGTGGTGCAAAAAAATATAACATTCCTTTACAAGAAGGGCTTTGAAGGGAGAAAGCATACAAAAGCCCAAGCTACATGAGCTATTTGCTGGCATAACATTTCCACAGCATCACCACGATTTTCTTAGTCACAACCTGAATGTTGTCTTCAGTTCTTCACTTACCTAACCTAGCTGATCAGCTCTCTTTGCCCCTTGCTCCACTAAGGACACATCCCACCTCAGacgctgtgggaccctgggcaaggcatttagCGTCTGcctgctccagtttcctcatctgtaagtacCTCCCAGTCCTGgtatgaggataaaaatgagatgatatgtaTTTTGATTGATCTCCCAGATAGAACCATCGGAGTTATTTGGGCCCAGATCTCGGATTCCAGAGTTggcctctttcccttctcctcaaGGTCAGAGAATCACCTTGCAAGCGGAGATTCCATTCACCTGGGGGAGGGATGGAAttggaaggggaggagagattCCAAAAGTATGAGGGTGAGGAAGGAGAGGTCCCCGGCCTCTGGGGGATCATTCTGCCTACAGAACATCtcattttccttcatctctcaaGCTTGACCTTTCCCCCTCCAGTCCCACCCTTGCTCCCAGGGCCCCCAGGCCCTCATCATTTGTTTGGCTCAGATGTACAGATCTGCTTCCCTCTCGAGGATAACCACAATTCATTAAAACACCACCTGGCGTATTTAAAGAGAGTCCGTCTCCAGGGACCTCAAAGCCTTactaagattaaaaacaaaattccagCTGGCTCCTCCACACAAGGCAAGCCAGAGGTGGGTTTTACAGTTGTGGAGACCGAGTCAGGAAGCATTCTGCTCAAGATCAAAGGTGCTGCCTTGTTAGGGTTCTGAGGTCTGGTCCTTGAGGCTAACCACTGGACTTCAGAGGAAGAATTCAGAGTCAACGGCTGCCCTCCTCGCCAAGCCTCCGAGTGTAGCCTGTCTCAGGCCCAGAGGAGCCCTAGCCCTCCACCACGGATGCCCCTTAGCATCAGAGCTTAGATGAACTGGACCCCGGCTGTTGGTGACATCCAGATATATCCCTAACCCTAGGCCAAGAATAAATCCCTAACCCTGAGTCACAGGTTACATCAACTCAAAGAGTCAACCTACTGAGGGTCTGAAACTTAAAAATAGCATTAATTGAAAGGTTGTGTAGAACAACCCAAggcttcttctctttcctccttggGGACTCTGCAGAGAGGTGGGCAGGATGGGGAGGAGAGGACCCCTCAGGGCGTCTTGGCTTCTGGTGTGACCTGGGGCCACTCCCTGAACCTCCCTGGGGGAGATCAGAAAGTGAGGGGCCTGACCTAGCTGGCCTCATttagacagatgaggaaactgaggcagagttaagcgACTCCCCCCGGGTTTCACCCTGCTAGGAAGGATCTGGGgtgggatctgaactcaaatcttcctgactccgggttTGGCATCCTGTGTGCCGCCCCACGTAGCTGCCCCAAAGGAAAGCCGGGCGTTTCTGAGACCGGTCATCATTTTTGAATCACTTGTTTGATccccatcatcttcatcatcatcttcactgCTATCCTCagccttctcctcctcctccaccaggGGGGCAGCAGACGCTGGCTCCGGGCGGAGGCCCCGCCCCCACCTGGCTCCCAGCCCCGCCCAGACCTAGGAGACTGGGGGAGGAGGAGGCGGGGCGGGGACTGGGGGAGGGGCTGGAAGGGGCGGGGCGAGGGCTGCCCTGCGCATGCGCGGGAGCACGTGGGCGGCAGAGTGACCCGGACCTGCTCGGGGCGGAGCCGGCTGCTGGGAGCGCGCCGCGGGGCGCGCGCCGCGGGCACGCGCAGAGGGGGCTGCGCCCGGCATGTGGCGCTGGACGTGGGCGCGCAGAGGCCTCGGGGGGCTGGGCTGGGAGCCCCCAAAGCCGCCCCGCCGGCCCCGGAGCAGCGGGCCCAGGTGGGGGGCGCCCTGCgggcctctcccctcccctcttaccccccacccctccccccatggtGTCCCCCTCCCATGGCCCCCTCCCCCATGGCCCCTcgccccccaccccgccccccaTGGCCCCCTCCCCCAGTGCCCCTCTCCCCCACACCCCTCCCTGGCTCTGCCCCCAGGCCCCCCTGACCCTAGTCTCCCCCCCAGGCCCCTGCCCCTCTCCCCCATGgtccccctgccccctccccccatgcccccctcccccaccccctccccccgccTCTGACCCCAGTCTCCCCCCCAGGCCCCTGCCCCTCTCCCCCCAGGgtccccctgccccctcccccattgccccctcccccacccctccccgcCTCTGACCCCAGTCTCCCCCCCAGGCCCCTGCCCCTCTCCCCCATGgtccccctgccccctcccccatgtgccccctcccccacccctccccgcCTCTGACCCCAGTCTCCCCCCCAGGCCCCTGccctcctccccctgccccctcccccatgcccctctcccccacccctccccggCTCTGACCCCAGTCTCCCCCCAGGCCCCTGCCCCTCTCCTACAAGCTGCTGGACTCGCAGGACCCCCAGCCGCCCCTGGTCTTCCTGCACGGCCTGTTCGGCAGCAAAACCAACTTCCAGTCCATCGCCAAGGCCCTGGGGCAGCAGACCGGCCGAAAGGTAGGGACCCCCCTGCGCCCCAGTGCTGGGGGCCGGCGGGGGGATGGGGCCCCGTCACCCCGGGCCCCTGCTGGATGGGGCTCCTGCCCCCAGAGCGGGACCTGCCCCCCAAAggcttcttctctttcctcctcggCGACTGGGGCCGAGCCATGTCTGCTGAGGGTTGGGTGGGACAGGCAGGAGAGGACCCCGAGCCTCAGACTCCCCAAAACTGAGGAGGCAACTGTGGCTGAAGGAGGCAAAGGCCTCACGACCTCGAAGCTCTGCTCAGATGGGAGTACATTAGTGCCCCTGGTTGGACCCGGATTCAAATCCTGCACGGCCTGGGATCGGTTTCCTCACGACTCCACGACCTTGGAGGCCCCTTCTTGCTCTCCATCTAGGGTCTGTGGCAGCCCCTTCCCCCCCTCTCGTCCGGCTGCCCACCTCTGCCCCCAGACAGGGGAGGGGCTCCTGCAGGCTCCAAGTCTCTGTTCCCCAGGTTCTGACGGTGGATGCCCGGAACCACGGCGAGAGCCCGCACAGCCCGGATGCCAGCTACGAGGCCATGAGCGCTGACCTGCAGGCACTGCTGCCCCAGCTGGGCCTGGCCCCCTGCGTCCTCATCGGGCACAGCATGGGGGGCAAGACAGCCATGATCCTGGCACTGCAGCGGGTAGGAGCCAGGGGCCTGGGGAGgcggagaggagagaggaagggagggaagagggaagaaggaaggcacCTGTAAGCACTCCGTCCTTGGAGTTTAAAGGCACCTGGAGGGGAGCAGAGTCCAGGAAGGGACACTGGGATGATGGTGGTGAGCAGCACAAGGCGGGGTGTGTGTCACAGACTTCAGGAGCAGGTCTTTAACCAGTTTCCAGACCTGGAGGGCCAAGAAGGAGGAGGCCGAGACCCAGGCCCAGTGCAACCAAGGCAGCCAGGGCCCAGAGCTTGATCTACAGGAGGCCCTTAGTCAGTGCTTATTGCCTGCCCCAGAAGCATGGCTGGGCCACCACTGGGCAGGACTGGGGGCGGGGCAGAAGCGGAAGGATTAAAGCTCCAGGGTCTGGTCTGGTCCCTAAGCTGAGGAGGTTCTTGGGAAGGGGTGAAGATCAAAGGAGCAGTGGGAACCAGGCCTTTGGCTTCACTCCATGCTGAATCCTAATGGACAGGAGGACATTTCCAGGGCCTGAGCatcagggagggggagggataAATTCCATACATTGCTCTGATGTTACCCCAGCTCTGTGGGTACAAGGGGTGCCATCAGGGAGTCCTAAGAAGCTTTCAAGGAGTTCCAGAGTGCTCCACCCTTGGCCCCTTTCACAGCCCTCCCCGTCTGCTCTGCCTCAATGGCGGTCCCTTTGGGGCGACTTTTCTCTGCAGCCGGAGTTGGTGGAACGGTTGATCTCGGTGGACATCAGCCCACTACCGATCATGGGCGTCTCCAGCTTCTCCTCCTACTTAGAAGCCATGAAGTCTTTGCAAATCCCCCAGGAGCTGACCCTGTCTCAAGCCCGCAAAGTAGCGGACAAGCAGCTCTGTCACATCATCAAGGTAACCCTGCCTCACCTGCCAGGGAGACCCAAGTTGGGAGGTTGTGGTACAGGGGCAGAATGAAAGGAGAGTTCCAAGGAGACCTGGGAGAGGCTGTGGGCTGCAGATGTGCTGCACATCCTGTGTGGGGACAAGTCCTGTCTCTTGGCTGCATCTGGATAGTGAAGGGGTTGGACCAGGTGACCTCCCCTTGTCTCCAGGTGAGCCAATATAGAGACCCTGGTTAAGGACTAAGCTGGGTGTAGAGATGGACCTGGCatgagaggggaggaaagaaaggaccTTGGAGTCCAGGGGAGTATGCCAGCAACAccatccttccccacccccaggaCATCAATGTACGGCAGTTCCTTCTCACCAATCTGGTGAGAACCAATGGGCAGTTTGTGTGGAGGGTCAATGTGGAAGCCTTGAACCAGCAGATGGACAAGATCATGGACTTCCCCCTGGTCCAGCAGTCTTACTCTGGCCCTACCCTCTTCCTCAGTGGTGCCAACTCCAAATACATCCAGTAAGACTGGGCCAGAGGTGGGTGGACGCTTTTCTCCCTCTTATGCCTCTCCATCAATCTCATCCTCTATCTCCACAGGCCTAGTCACCACCCCGAGATCAAGCGTCTCTTCCCTCAAGCTCAGATCCTGTCTGTCCCAGGGGCAGGCCACTGGATCCATGCCGACCAGCCACAAGACTTCATGGCCAGAATTAAATGCTTCCTGTCCTAGCAACTGGTTTTCCCACCTCTCCCCAGCTCCTTTCAGAGGAGCTCGGGGACCAGGGAGCGCCCTCCCACTGGGGAAGAAGGAAGCACTTACCTCCTGTCCACTTCACAGTGGCACCATAGCCAGTGTTGCAGACTTTATAACCAATAAAACTGTTCCCAGCCTTTTCACCTTTGTTATCCCCAAAATGATTAGGATGAGTGGGTAGTTGAGTCCTATggcagagtgtgtgtgtgtgtgtgtgtgtcattgcTGGCAAACAAAATTTGTGGCCCCCAACACCCCTCCAGGAGAGAAGCTGGCTTTGCCTGAGGAGATAGCAGAAAAACCAAGCCTTTCAATAATCTCATAATTCTCTTTTGGACACATTGAGCTGAATGCTTTCAGGCTATCTGACTAGACTTGTGAATCAGGGATAGAGAGATGGCAACTGAGTTCATGGGAACTGATATCACCAGCCAAGAAGCTGAGAAGGAGAAGAGCCTTGGGGGACACCCACAATCGAGGGTGTGATGTGGAGGAAAAACCAGTAAAGAGCACAGCCtcaaaaatgaatcttccttgGGAAGTCCCAAGTGCTCCAGAGACCAAGAAGGGCAAGCGTGGTTGAGGCATCTGGTAGCTGGGGAAGCATGAGTTTGGAAGCTGCAAGAGTGGAGACAATCGGAGTTTAACTGAGAAGGACCCAGAGAGGACATGATGCAGGTCTGCTGTCCTTCAAGGAAAGACCTGGTAGATAAGAAAAGACTGAAGATCAGTGAGCCTGGAGACGATGGAGACGTCCCAAGGGAATGAGTCCAGTCACCTTAACTAGGAATAGGCCACCTCTTCAGagtgggaggggagaaggaattaGTAGAGGAAGGTCCCTGAATGATGGGAATGATAAGAAGCCCTTAGCTAATTAAGGCCCTGGAGTGGAAGCCTGGAAAgctggaggagagaagagggggtTCAGAACAGCCTCCACAGTGGGGTAGCCACTTGTTCAGGGAGGAGACTGATTGTTTTGTTCTTGTGAAGGCTGGCCTGAGGTTAGATATGAAATTGTAGTGGACTTAGCACATGaataggagggaaggaggagggtgGTGGGAATATACCAGCCTTGAAGAATAGCAAGAGTGTAGCCCATGTGAGTTCTGGGAATCCCTACCTCAGCTCCCTCTCCCTCCAAAGGGCTGAGTTCCCAGCAGCAATAAGGCAAGAAGCAAAGGATTTGAGATGAGTCCCCAGTCTCCAAAGGTTTTGAAACTGGGTGATCCATTGGGGTGAAGATGAGTAAAACCTCACCATATCTCAAACCCTGCAACTCCCTACATCCATTAGCATCCACCACCATTGTTATCAATGGCTCCTGCGGAGTCCAGAATGTCTAAATGACTTTTACTTTCTTTGCAAAAAAGTTATGGCAATGTACAGGCTTACACGCAGTTTGAAAGTCTTGTTCCTCCCCTTTGTGCCAATCATTGGTCAGGGTTACAATCTAATCCACAGGGTGAACCCTATGGATTTTCCCCATCTTGCTCATTATACTCATGCACACAGAAGTGTACCGTAATGTGTATGAACTTCACTGAGCGGACACAAAGGACAAGGACACAAACCCTAGGTGAACCCCTGACTAGTTGAAGCTAGTTTTTGACCTCCCCTGGGTCAGAAGGCTCGATATTGAATGAGGAGACCTCACTCAgctcaatttcttttgttttatactCACCTATCTGCCCATAGGCATAATCACAGGCtttgtagtgtgtgtgtgtgtgtgtataataaatAATGACCCAACAATCTCCCCTTACAGTCTGTAAAAGCCAACACCCCACAGTCCTTACAACTATCCATCTCACTGCACCTGATGTTGCCTAATCAGGGCTAAGCAGATTCATTTGTGGACCTCCCCCCCAACTAACTTGTGCACACCTGCCCCCATTCCCCAGTCACCTCACTACCTGCATCCAGGTAAAGTAAGAACCTAGCCCTCCTGGGTTTCATTTTGGGTGGAAAAGTGGTTTTTAGCCTTAATTCACCTGTTTGACTAGCTACGTTGGCCACTAAATTACAGAATGAATGACTACTGATTATCATTTCTAAGTCTTTATTTCCCAGTAAatgcagaaagattttttaaaaagttggggGTATTTGTTGGGGGAAGAGATTAAACTTTACTAATATGACACTAATATGACACTGGCTCCATTCTGTGTGTCCAGCATTCATGCATCATGTGATATTCTAACTCTTCCTAACCCAGGTAGCTTGTTTATATACTAGAGTTCTGGCTATTGTTAactattcaatcaatcaacaggttTTGGGGGCAAACTGCTAAGTGGTAAGAGCTCTGCTAGGCTCCTAGGGGAATATAAATAAGGGGCAGAGGCTCCTCTCAGCTTCTGGGTTGCTATAAGTGTCCGTAAGGTAAAAGTTGGAAGGGATATTTACAGTGATCCCTCCATATCATGACCTTTCCCATCATGGGTCtgcataagaaataaaatgagaattagctggggcggggggggggggggggggggggggggggcagggaaccATTTTGCATTAGCGATAGATAACTTGTGAAAGCTGACaacaacacagaaaaagttttaaaattcaagAATGCATAAAACAATGACCCCAATTTTACAATAAGATACAGGaaacactccagaaaaaaaatcagacttctctGTAGAAAGGGAGGGCCAACATTTTAATGCAGATTTTTCCAGATGGGGGAGCACCTCAAATGAAATCAAAGACAGGATTCAAAGGACTAAACAGCACCGACTAAACTAAAAATGGAAATACCTTAATCTAATTAATGCCATTGGTTTATTTCCTGCATCCTGaagatatttaggtaagaagcagaggaagagaagaggaaagccTTTGATTAATTCAGTTAAGAGAAGTATTTCTTGAGTTCACAGCTGAATCACCTGAAGATTCCATAAAAGGAATCGGTAGAAGGGACATTGAATGATTTTAGGAAAATGTTTCTCCAAGGGTGTGCCAAAAGTTAGGTGACTATGTTTCTGTTTAATGAAGCAAACCATTAATTGAACCCTTGCCTAGACTCAGAACTATGTTCATCCTTGATCATGTAATATTTTGTGGTCAAGGATCCTATACACTTATCCCTTCTACATCTACTATCTGGAAAATCTGAGTAAAAGTTTTTGACATATttataccagagaagaagtctgaattatgatggtattaaaagataaaatatgtgtCGTTTGTGTCTCATTTTcggcttccacaaaactccaaaaaaattcccattcaattttttaatgCTGACCCACAATATATCAAAACCATGATGGAGAAAGTTCTGATGTGGAAAATTGTGACTTCAAATGACTTTTGTTAAAAGAGGATATGTCCAAAAAACATGAGGAGGCTGTCAATTTGGAAAATTctctttctaataaaaaaaaacattgttcaGAATAATTGTAGTTCATAAAATTATTTCTGCCAGGCTTGTGCCACTACTCTGTCAAGGCTGGTGCCCCAAGCCCAGCCCACCATCCCCGGGGTGCCCTGCTCCACATATATGCCATGCACTCAACTAGCTGGGTTTGTCCAGGAAGCCTGAACTGCctcctctcctttcattcttccttcccttcagcATTGATCTTGTGGACTTGGAAAGAGGTTTATGAATGCTGGGAAGAAGCTGCTGAGGCTTCAAGAAAAATTACAGCTGTGAAAGCAGTAGAAATAGTGGGATAGGAAGAAGAGAGTGGTCATCAGAGACaaaatcagagacagagacagggaggaagagagagacagaggagctGGGGGTAGGAAGGAGAGAAACCAGGATGTTTTGACTGCATTAGAACactagagataaaataaaaatgactactCATCAGCCTCAGAAAGAGAATTTTGGCCCAACATGGTTGGAATTACACAAATTATTCAATTCTGTTCTAATCATGCTATTATTCTTGCCTGACATTCTCTTTTATATGTAGGAATAAACTTTTAGTTCCAAACGTGATTTATATTATGgattcttcttttgtttcttcctttgggaaggggagaggaaaccCCCAAGGAATCCTAGACTATAGCCAAAAGTGGGTTTGTTGCTCAAGAGTCTGAGATGTCAGTGGAATAAAACCCTAAGGACCCTAATTCCCCTAAGAATAACAAACCCAAGGAAAACCACAAAGGCAAGTGTCATCTGTTCCCTCTAATGAGCAGGTGTCTAGTAACCACTATTGGATAACTGGTGACCATATGAAAAGATGAAGAAGCCAAAATCAGTACTTCCCAGAAGACACAAGGATACAAAGAGAACTTGTGGACCTGAAGCAGAGATGAACAACCAGGAGAAGCTAGCAGAGTCACAAGGAGAAAGGATGCAGTCAGGctattatgactttttttttttaggtttttgcaaggcaaatggggttgtgacttgcccaagaccacacagctaggtaattattaagtgtctgaggccgaatttgaactcaggtactcctgactccagggctggtgctctatctactgcaccacctagctacccccaactCAGGCTATTATGAAACCTCCAGATTGGTGAAATGAAAATCCCTCCccatcttcctcattttctcccttttttagtCTTTGATTTTTGATGTCAACAATAAATGGACTATATTCCGAAGAGAacgtaaaaaaagggaaaatttttagAGCATCCCTTTTGGTGGcggcaaaatattggaaactaaggggatgcccattaattgaggaatgactgaacaagctgtagtatatgattgtgatggactaCTGTTgtacagatttcagaaaaacctagaaagacttgtactaattgatgcaaagtgaaataaacagaaccaggaaaacaatgtacacagtatCAGCAGCATTGTGTGAGTCAACTGTGAATGACCTAGTTCTTCCCAGCAtcacaatgatccaaaacaagtaggaaggaaaatatatttccagACAAAGAGCTGATGGATtcaatgcagactgaagcatatttttatcaatcactttattttttatgattatttcttccttttaatgtttcttcttccacaactaaaattaatatggaaatatgttttaaatgatAGTTCATGTACAAACTATATCAAACTGTCTACTATTTTcagaagagggaggggagggagggagaagaatctTGAActtaaaatcttgtaaaaatgaatgctaaaatcgTCTCAATATGTAATTGCAGGGGAAATAAAAACactatgaaaagaaataaagaaaaactaaaaaaaaccataaaaataataAGCGAACTGCCGTGGTAGCAAAGGCTACACAAGCACTTGTTAGCTTTGTTGTACGGAGAATTTGTGTTAGCTCTGGGATTGGATTAATGAGCTCCCTTTTACCTCTGAGAGTCTTTTTGTCAATGCCACTGGGCTGACTGGGTTCCATCCTGGAAAATTTGGTGAATTTTTCTTGACATGATAAGGATGGTGGAACACCTGGCTGTTCATCTCTCTCTTACAACATAACACTCCTCCAGTCTTTTCCAGAAATAAATGTAGCGGTGATGTAATCCTCATATGGAGTATTAACTTAGGCTGTTTGAATAAAATTCCAGCCAAGGGGAGTGAATTCAACTGAAAATTCAAGATCACTATGCTTGGGTCACCAGCCCAGGTCTCTTGGAGTCattcagcatcagcatcagcatcatcaaCAAATGAGTCATGGGTGTTAACCACTTTTTAGCATTGACCACAAGAGGGAACTCACGACTACATATGATTGAACTATGTCCTATTGATGATTCTGATGAAATTTCATTCCAAGAAGTTTGGAATCATTAAAGACATCATGAAATTTCCCAGAGGAAATcctgcctccctctctcctctttttaaaTCTGGACAGAATTCACTGACCACAGACAGTTTCtggcatatacatatgtgtatgcacatgatatctatgtatgtatagaCCTATGTGTGTATCTATGCATACACATCCACATTGCCCATATAATTGTATATCATAATCTGGAAAGTAGGCATTCTTCATCTACTTGGGTTTTCctatcaataaatcaattaataaacatttattaaatgtctcttaatagattaatttaataaattatagggataccaaaaaaaaggttaaagatagtatctactctcaaggagtttacaatctaatggggaaataagatacaaacaaaaataagcaaagaaaactaTATGCAGGGtgaataattagaaataattagagaagggggcagctaagtagctcagtggatagagcactggccctggagtcaggagtacctgagttcaaatccagcctcagacacttaataatgacctagctttgtggccttggacaagccacttaaccccatttgccttgcaaaaaacctaaaaaaaaataattagaagaaaggtactagaattaagagagttcAGGAAAGGATTCCTTAAAAATATGGGATTTTAGATGAGACTCAAAGTCAGGGAAATCAGTAGGCAGAGTTGAGGAGAAAGCATTCCATggatgggaaaaagagaaatgtcTGGAGCTCAGAGATGGAGGGTTTTATTTGTGAAACATCCAGGAAGCCAGCGTCACTGGATGGAAGAGTACATATCAGACAGCAAtctggctcagtggataaaggacATGAAATCAAGAAGGTAagtttaaatccatcctcagacactgactccatgaccctgagaaagtcatttaatttctgaatgCCTGCTTCCTCATCTtagaatggggataaaaatagccTGGTTATTAGTTTCTCAGgttgttggggtgggggggaagatatttattaagtgctttgaCAACCTAAAAGCACTATAGAAACACTAGCTATTATGATAATGGTGACCTATAGGGAATCCCTCTCCACACTGGACTCTGCTTTGGGTCTTCTGCAGTCACAAGGACCTTTGATGACCTATTTTATGCTCTATGTGATAATGGTAATCAACATGACAAGTGAACAAGTAATCTCTGTTATTTGAACTGGCAAATAATTTTGATGTAGGCATAAGCTACACCTTGTTGGAAGAGAGTCATGAGATGGCACTTTTGTTCTACCAAATCAAAAGTTTTATAAAGAGATTGAAAAACTGTAGGCAATGTGACACCTTGAAGTCTATTTCAGTAGTTGATGG is drawn from Macrotis lagotis isolate mMagLag1 chromosome 5, bilby.v1.9.chrom.fasta, whole genome shotgun sequence and contains these coding sequences:
- the LOC141488927 gene encoding sn-1-specific diacylglycerol lipase ABHD11-like codes for the protein MWRWTWARRGLGGLGWEPPKPPRRPRSSGPRPLPLSYKLLDSQDPQPPLVFLHGLFGSKTNFQSIAKALGQQTGRKVLTVDARNHGESPHSPDASYEAMSADLQALLPQLGLAPCVLIGHSMGGKTAMILALQRPELVERLISVDISPLPIMGVSSFSSYLEAMKSLQIPQELTLSQARKVADKQLCHIIKDINVRQFLLTNLVRTNGQFVWRVNVEALNQQMDKIMDFPLVQQSYSGPTLFLSGANSKYIQPSHHPEIKRLFPQAQILSVPGAGHWIHADQPQDFMARIKCFLS